In Vibrio sp. JC009, a single window of DNA contains:
- a CDS encoding fumarylacetoacetate hydrolase family protein produces MNTVVLGDRKVKPSKLVCIGRNYVEHIHELGNQIPEQMVVFNKPNSAIANRLISFHQEPLHYEAEICFLVRRKSLAAVGFGLDLTKRNLQSRLKEKGLPWERAKGFDHSAVLSRFIPMDGIDLNDLSLELHINGVRIQSGHVSQMLYPPRVILQELSSYTSLQTNDIVMTGTPSGVGVIHPGDVFTGRIKCADRTIIEVEWVAE; encoded by the coding sequence GTGAATACTGTAGTACTGGGTGACCGTAAGGTAAAACCGTCGAAGTTAGTCTGTATCGGACGAAATTATGTGGAACACATTCACGAGCTGGGAAATCAGATACCCGAGCAGATGGTGGTTTTTAATAAACCCAATTCCGCAATTGCTAACCGCCTTATCTCCTTCCACCAGGAACCGCTGCACTACGAAGCCGAAATTTGTTTTCTTGTCAGGCGTAAGAGCCTTGCAGCTGTTGGGTTTGGATTAGATCTTACCAAGCGTAATCTGCAAAGCAGGCTGAAAGAAAAAGGTTTGCCGTGGGAAAGAGCAAAAGGTTTTGATCACTCGGCCGTATTAAGTCGCTTTATTCCGATGGATGGCATCGATCTTAATGACCTCAGTCTGGAACTGCATATTAACGGCGTCCGTATTCAGAGCGGACATGTTAGTCAGATGCTTTATCCGCCAAGGGTTATTTTGCAGGAGCTTAGCAGTTACACCAGTTTGCAAACCAACGATATCGTTATGACTGGCACACCTTCCGGTGTTGGTGTAATACATCCCGGAGATGTATTTACCGGCCGTATAAAATGTGCCGACCGGACTATTATTGAAGTTGAGTGGGTCGCTGAGTAA
- the fusA gene encoding elongation factor G — protein sequence MPNMIRNVAFVGQTGTGKTTLVEHLLFETKATTHLGTVESGDTVTDFDPQSIHYHHSIEATPVTLTHNKHRMNIIDTPGQPELLGRTLSIFPSVETSALVLDANTPLNQVSDRLFEFAKEQQKCQMIIINKIDLNPKKIEELVEEVKERFGDGCLPINLPSEDASSVVDCYFEPEYDKPTLFDDVSSAHESLIDQVIEVDEELMEIYLEQGSELSPNQLHDPFEEALRTGHIIPICFVSTETNAGIELLLKTLGEIMPMPVEGNPPLLEKNGKQIPVDCETLEHSVAHVYKVSVDPYMGKLAYLRVFQGEINAGSQLYVGESNKAFKVGHLYQLQGKERIEISRAIAGDLCVLAKVDDLNFDSVVHDSHDEDGVQMRTLNFPQSMYSQVVKPKKRGDEQKLSEILNRIEAEDPSLRIEHRTRTNETLLSGQGEFHLKVALEKMESVYKLEVETSQPSVEYFETITKPAEGQYRHKKQSGGAGQFGEVQLKVRPLERGEGFKFVNKVVGGAIPTALIPAVEKGIRQALDEGAISGNPIKDIEVTVYDGKFHSVDSKEIAFVIAGKKAFLNAVENAGPIVLEPIVSMDLHIPTTAVGDVSGDLSGNRGLIEGSHHESNTFTLLKARSPINELQDYARRFKALTGGEGSFSMVLSHYEPAPPAVQKRVCEEAAAER from the coding sequence ATGCCAAACATGATTCGCAATGTCGCATTTGTTGGCCAAACTGGTACCGGGAAAACAACACTTGTCGAGCATCTTTTATTTGAAACCAAGGCAACTACACATTTAGGGACGGTAGAGTCTGGTGACACTGTCACAGACTTTGACCCTCAGTCCATTCACTATCACCACTCCATTGAAGCAACTCCGGTTACCCTTACTCACAATAAACACAGAATGAACATCATTGATACTCCGGGACAGCCTGAACTGCTTGGCCGGACCCTGAGTATTTTCCCTTCGGTTGAAACATCCGCATTAGTACTGGATGCAAATACGCCCTTAAACCAGGTATCCGATCGTCTGTTTGAGTTTGCCAAAGAGCAGCAGAAGTGTCAGATGATTATCATCAACAAAATCGATCTGAATCCGAAAAAAATAGAAGAGCTGGTGGAAGAGGTAAAAGAGCGCTTTGGTGACGGCTGTTTGCCAATTAACCTTCCTTCAGAAGATGCCTCTTCGGTAGTGGATTGTTATTTCGAACCTGAGTACGACAAGCCAACACTTTTTGATGATGTCAGCAGTGCTCATGAGAGTTTGATCGATCAGGTTATCGAAGTTGATGAAGAGCTGATGGAAATCTATCTTGAGCAGGGATCAGAGCTTTCGCCAAATCAGCTTCACGACCCGTTTGAAGAAGCACTTAGGACCGGGCATATTATTCCGATCTGTTTTGTTTCAACTGAAACCAATGCGGGTATCGAGCTACTTCTGAAAACCCTGGGCGAAATCATGCCGATGCCGGTGGAGGGCAATCCTCCTCTGCTTGAGAAAAACGGTAAGCAAATCCCGGTGGACTGTGAAACTCTTGAGCATTCGGTAGCTCATGTCTACAAAGTCAGTGTTGACCCTTACATGGGGAAACTGGCTTATCTGCGGGTTTTCCAGGGAGAAATTAATGCGGGCAGTCAGCTTTATGTTGGCGAAAGTAATAAGGCATTTAAGGTGGGGCACCTGTATCAGCTTCAGGGTAAAGAGCGCATTGAAATCTCACGCGCCATTGCCGGTGATTTATGTGTGCTGGCTAAAGTGGATGACCTGAACTTTGACTCTGTGGTTCACGACTCTCATGATGAAGACGGCGTTCAGATGCGCACGCTGAACTTCCCTCAGTCTATGTACAGTCAGGTGGTTAAGCCTAAGAAACGTGGTGATGAGCAGAAACTGTCTGAAATTCTGAACCGCATTGAAGCGGAAGATCCTTCGCTGAGAATTGAACACAGAACGCGGACCAATGAAACTTTGCTTAGCGGCCAGGGTGAATTCCATCTCAAAGTGGCTCTTGAGAAGATGGAAAGCGTCTATAAGCTGGAGGTCGAAACCTCACAGCCAAGCGTTGAATATTTCGAAACCATCACCAAACCGGCTGAAGGTCAGTACCGCCATAAGAAACAGAGTGGTGGTGCCGGGCAGTTTGGCGAGGTTCAACTGAAGGTCAGACCGCTTGAGCGTGGTGAGGGCTTTAAGTTTGTCAATAAAGTGGTGGGTGGCGCAATACCGACGGCTCTGATCCCAGCGGTTGAAAAGGGCATCAGACAGGCTCTTGATGAAGGCGCGATTTCCGGAAACCCGATTAAGGATATAGAAGTTACGGTTTATGACGGTAAATTCCACTCAGTGGACTCAAAAGAGATTGCCTTTGTTATTGCGGGTAAGAAGGCCTTCCTGAATGCGGTGGAAAATGCAGGGCCGATTGTTCTTGAGCCAATCGTCTCAATGGATCTGCATATTCCGACTACGGCAGTGGGTGATGTGTCCGGTGACCTTTCCGGTAACCGCGGCTTAATTGAAGGCTCGCACCATGAGTCGAATACTTTCACTCTGCTAAAAGCGAGATCGCCAATCAATGAGTTGCAGGATTATGCAAGACGGTTTAAAGCGCTTACCGGGGGTGAAGGCAGCTTTAGTATGGTTCTGAGTCACTACGAACCTGCGCCACCTGCGGTGCAGAAAAGAGTGTGTGAGGAAGCGGCTGCTGAAAGGTAG
- the gcvT gene encoding glycine cleavage system aminomethyltransferase GcvT, producing the protein MTELLKTPLHAVHVESGAKMVPFAGYDMPVQYPLGVKKEHLHTREFAGLFDVSHMGQLRLKGSDAAKAMEALVPVDIIDLPSGKQRYAFFTNDQGGILDDLMVTNFGDHLFVVVNAACKDQDIAHIKSNLPSGVELEVIEDRALMALQGPKAAEVLAKIQPAVAEMVFMDAQILNLDGVECYISRSGYTGEDGFEISVPSESAVELAAKLTAFDEVEWIGLGARDSMRLECGLCLYGHDLDTTTTPVEASLLWGISKVRRADGERAGGFPGAEIILEQIATKAVSRKRVGLVGQTKAPVREGCKLFDADDNEIGVVTSGTAGPTAGKPVSMGYVATSFTTIGTEVFAEVRGKKLPMLVEKMPFVPQRYYRG; encoded by the coding sequence ATGACCGAACTGCTCAAAACACCGCTGCACGCTGTGCATGTTGAGTCCGGTGCCAAGATGGTTCCCTTTGCGGGATATGATATGCCGGTTCAGTATCCGCTGGGGGTGAAAAAAGAGCACCTTCACACGAGAGAGTTTGCAGGTCTTTTTGATGTGTCTCACATGGGGCAGCTAAGATTGAAGGGCAGCGATGCCGCTAAAGCAATGGAAGCATTGGTACCTGTGGACATTATCGACCTCCCGTCCGGAAAACAGCGCTATGCGTTTTTCACCAACGATCAGGGCGGAATCTTAGATGACCTGATGGTGACTAACTTTGGCGATCATCTTTTTGTGGTGGTTAATGCTGCATGTAAAGATCAGGATATTGCCCATATCAAAAGTAACCTGCCTTCAGGTGTTGAGCTGGAAGTGATAGAAGACCGCGCGTTGATGGCTCTTCAGGGACCAAAAGCGGCAGAGGTTCTGGCAAAGATTCAGCCGGCTGTCGCTGAGATGGTCTTTATGGATGCGCAGATTCTGAATCTGGATGGTGTCGAATGCTATATCAGCCGCAGTGGTTATACCGGTGAAGACGGGTTTGAAATCTCAGTCCCATCAGAGTCAGCTGTTGAACTGGCGGCTAAACTGACAGCTTTTGATGAAGTGGAATGGATTGGCCTTGGAGCCCGCGATTCAATGCGTCTTGAGTGCGGTTTATGTCTGTACGGTCATGATCTGGATACGACAACAACTCCCGTTGAGGCTAGTTTGCTCTGGGGTATCAGTAAGGTTCGCAGAGCGGATGGTGAGCGAGCTGGTGGATTTCCGGGAGCGGAGATCATTCTTGAGCAGATAGCGACAAAAGCGGTTTCGCGTAAGAGAGTTGGCCTGGTTGGTCAAACAAAAGCGCCGGTTCGCGAAGGCTGTAAACTGTTTGATGCTGACGATAATGAAATCGGTGTTGTAACAAGTGGTACAGCGGGGCCGACTGCCGGGAAACCTGTGTCTATGGGCTATGTGGCAACAAGCTTTACTACTATCGGAACGGAAGTGTTTGCTGAAGTTCGTGGTAAAAAGCTTCCAATGCTGGTGGAGAAAATGCCGTTTGTGCCACAGCGATACTACCGCGGTTAG
- a CDS encoding glutathione binding-like protein, protein MSANIQLYSLATPNGQKVGIALEEMGLDYEAHTIDIRNGDQFTEEFIKINPNSKIPAIVDTTGNNGEPLAIMESGAILLHLAEKTGKFLPEDAAKRSHTLQWLFWQMGGLGPMFGQFGHFTKFAPQEFDLSYGQDRYTKETKRLLAVLDKQLEGKEFVIGDELTIADFSILPWIVCLDRFYGAKETLELNSYQNVTRWTEALLARPGFQKGMAVCKIS, encoded by the coding sequence ATGTCAGCTAACATTCAACTTTACTCTCTGGCTACACCAAACGGACAAAAAGTCGGAATTGCCCTTGAAGAGATGGGCCTGGACTATGAAGCCCACACCATTGATATCCGTAACGGCGACCAATTTACAGAAGAATTTATAAAAATTAACCCAAACTCCAAAATCCCGGCAATTGTTGACACGACCGGAAACAATGGTGAGCCACTGGCAATCATGGAGTCCGGAGCAATCCTTCTTCACCTTGCTGAAAAAACGGGGAAATTCCTTCCTGAAGATGCGGCAAAACGCAGTCATACCCTGCAATGGCTTTTCTGGCAAATGGGAGGACTTGGGCCTATGTTCGGTCAGTTTGGTCATTTCACTAAGTTTGCCCCTCAGGAGTTTGATCTCTCCTACGGCCAGGATCGCTATACCAAAGAGACCAAACGCCTGCTTGCTGTTCTGGATAAGCAGTTGGAAGGTAAAGAGTTTGTCATTGGCGATGAGCTGACTATTGCAGACTTCTCAATTCTGCCTTGGATTGTTTGTCTGGATCGGTTCTACGGTGCTAAAGAAACGCTTGAGTTAAACAGCTACCAAAATGTCACCCGCTGGACCGAAGCTCTGCTGGCGCGCCCCGGTTTTCAAAAAGGAATGGCGGTTTGTAAGATCAGCTAG
- a CDS encoding trypsin-like serine protease has protein sequence MNKVSIPLLIATTSLTFSSLSTAEEAQAYIVNGSDTTASSYPTFASLIKWQDYNSGYVSYGNYCGSTILKANYVLTAAHCVYIDSTDDEERMLFTNVYPQLEDESWSNISSSSTEKIRISEVYYPDTYNGSLYHDVAILKLEQSMSVTDEAELPADNDDATYRSSSYTFYAVGHGYTSKGTDGSTSLQDVALTWVPNSSCNYTITTDYNLCMEGTVTYNSEAGENLEGSVCDGDSGGPLYWTDGSTQKLVGVTSYGPASKCGDPSYSATSVFSEVLDFKTWINNVTSGAVTAKYTFTETERQAFRDGDYSYKYTSGTSSVSSSGSSGGSVPLWAFPLLIAGFILRRR, from the coding sequence ATGAACAAAGTATCGATACCGTTGTTAATCGCTACAACTTCACTTACCTTTTCTTCGCTGAGCACAGCGGAAGAGGCTCAGGCCTACATTGTAAATGGTTCAGACACCACAGCCTCGAGCTATCCTACTTTTGCAAGCCTGATCAAGTGGCAGGATTACAATAGCGGTTATGTTAGTTATGGCAACTATTGCGGCTCTACCATACTGAAGGCCAATTATGTGCTGACTGCTGCGCATTGTGTCTATATTGATAGTACCGATGATGAAGAGCGGATGCTCTTTACTAATGTGTATCCGCAACTTGAGGATGAATCCTGGAGCAATATCAGCTCATCTTCTACTGAAAAAATCAGAATTTCAGAAGTGTATTATCCGGACACCTATAACGGTTCTCTGTACCACGATGTTGCAATTCTGAAACTGGAGCAGTCAATGTCGGTCACTGATGAGGCTGAATTGCCGGCCGATAACGATGATGCAACGTACAGAAGTTCCTCTTATACCTTTTATGCTGTAGGACATGGCTATACCAGCAAAGGTACTGACGGTTCAACAAGCCTTCAGGATGTAGCATTAACCTGGGTGCCTAATTCTAGCTGTAATTATACCATCACCACAGACTACAACCTGTGTATGGAAGGTACGGTAACCTATAACTCTGAAGCCGGTGAAAACCTGGAAGGTTCAGTCTGTGACGGGGATTCAGGAGGCCCTTTATACTGGACGGACGGTTCGACTCAGAAACTGGTTGGTGTGACCAGTTACGGCCCGGCGTCAAAATGCGGCGACCCAAGTTATAGCGCCACATCCGTGTTCTCAGAAGTACTGGACTTTAAAACCTGGATAAATAACGTTACCAGCGGAGCTGTGACGGCGAAGTATACCTTTACTGAAACAGAGAGGCAGGCATTCAGAGACGGTGACTACTCCTATAAATACACATCGGGTACCTCTTCTGTTTCTTCATCTGGCTCATCCGGAGGCTCGGTACCGCTTTGGGCTTTTCCTCTTCTTATTGCGGGCTTTATTCTGCGCAGAAGATAA
- the gcvH gene encoding glycine cleavage system protein GcvH, with protein sequence MDMTLKFAESHEWVKDNGDGTVTIGISDHAQKMLGDVVFVDLPEVEDEIEAGESFSLVESVKAASDIYAPVTGEIVEINEELEDSPELINDEPYENGWIVRVKLSDPEELSDLKGAEEYQESIEEE encoded by the coding sequence ATGGATATGACCCTGAAGTTTGCTGAAAGCCATGAGTGGGTAAAAGATAATGGTGATGGCACGGTAACTATCGGCATATCGGACCATGCTCAGAAAATGCTTGGTGATGTTGTATTTGTTGACCTTCCTGAAGTTGAAGACGAAATTGAAGCAGGTGAAAGCTTTTCGCTTGTTGAGTCAGTAAAAGCGGCATCAGATATCTATGCTCCGGTTACAGGCGAAATCGTTGAGATAAATGAAGAGCTGGAAGACAGCCCGGAACTGATTAACGATGAACCGTACGAAAACGGCTGGATTGTCCGGGTAAAACTTTCAGATCCGGAAGAGCTAAGTGATCTTAAGGGTGCTGAAGAGTACCAGGAATCCATCGAAGAAGAGTAA
- a CDS encoding AraC family transcriptional regulator translates to MKSENHFQFAASKYLKGVTTLDANMSDFSYDKHAHEEYSIGVTLQGRQDFFSCRSFHKSSPGRIVLFNPDDVHDGHSGGDTNLKYSMLYLHPDALKTQFKALGIDENQTLRVEGTVLDDAILSHQILSFSELIQEENASKIEQESGLFQIARSLVRMSGQLQETTPDSRTDKLLIKAKEFIQANLHQDIAIDDIAAAANMSKFHFIRLFRSQFGITPHQYVLNCRINSARKALETGLPSIDVAQACGFADSSHLNRRFKRYFGMTPKQYQLQLSQ, encoded by the coding sequence ATGAAGTCAGAAAACCACTTTCAGTTTGCAGCAAGTAAGTACCTTAAAGGGGTAACAACGCTGGATGCAAATATGAGTGACTTTTCTTACGATAAGCATGCCCATGAGGAGTACTCCATCGGCGTTACTCTTCAGGGAAGGCAGGACTTTTTTAGCTGCCGCAGCTTTCATAAAAGCTCTCCGGGAAGGATCGTACTGTTTAATCCAGATGATGTTCATGACGGACATTCCGGTGGTGACACCAATCTGAAATACAGCATGCTCTATTTACACCCGGATGCACTTAAAACTCAGTTTAAAGCACTTGGCATAGATGAAAACCAGACTCTCAGAGTCGAAGGTACCGTACTTGATGATGCGATACTAAGTCATCAGATACTCTCTTTTTCTGAACTGATTCAGGAAGAGAACGCTTCGAAAATTGAACAGGAGTCAGGTCTTTTTCAGATTGCCCGGTCACTGGTCCGCATGAGCGGTCAGTTGCAGGAAACCACTCCCGACTCCCGGACAGATAAACTGCTGATAAAAGCAAAAGAGTTTATTCAGGCAAACCTGCATCAGGATATCGCCATTGACGATATAGCAGCGGCCGCCAATATGTCCAAATTTCATTTTATCCGGCTATTTCGTTCTCAGTTTGGTATTACTCCGCACCAGTATGTTCTCAATTGCCGCATCAATAGTGCCCGTAAGGCTTTAGAAACAGGCCTGCCTTCCATTGATGTTGCTCAGGCATGCGGATTTGCGGACAGCAGTCACCTCAACCGACGCTTTAAGCGTTACTTTGGGATGACACCGAAGCAGTACCAACTACAACTTTCTCAATAA
- a CDS encoding rhodanese-like domain-containing protein, which yields MLWRRLSTLLLASFTLLFSVSGNAAATRAEIAWKLIDQGVFLVDVRTPQEYQAGHLEGSVNYPLQVIDRAFQQVPKNTPIVVYCRSGNRSGQAFQYLTQHGYQYVFNGGGLRELQAAKPQ from the coding sequence ATGTTATGGCGGAGACTTTCTACTTTACTGCTCGCCAGTTTCACTCTTTTATTTTCCGTGTCAGGTAACGCTGCAGCCACACGCGCAGAAATTGCCTGGAAGTTAATTGATCAGGGCGTTTTTCTTGTGGATGTCCGAACGCCACAGGAATATCAGGCAGGTCACCTTGAAGGCTCGGTTAACTACCCTTTGCAAGTGATCGACAGGGCTTTTCAACAAGTTCCTAAGAATACGCCCATTGTTGTGTATTGCAGAAGCGGTAACCGCTCAGGCCAGGCATTTCAATATCTGACTCAACACGGCTATCAATACGTCTTTAATGGTGGCGGGTTACGGGAATTGCAGGCAGCTAAACCGCAGTAA
- a CDS encoding LysE family transporter — protein MLEIFAYAFSVMYSPGPMNLLGLHSGIQGKAKAHFGFYVGVGAAMLILFISLSFLGAQVVNKSILPYISILGCCYMVNIAWKVFRAKVDIGESKQKKNGLKFRDGLFMHLLNPKALIATLPISTIQFPAVGIAGTQIIFWSLILSIFAFGAPAGYAVAGSVLGKKIENPLYFRSFNILMSVLLVYVAASISYEHVYLAWSGS, from the coding sequence ATGCTAGAAATTTTTGCTTACGCATTCAGCGTTATGTACAGTCCCGGCCCTATGAACCTGCTTGGCCTTCACAGCGGTATTCAGGGGAAGGCAAAAGCCCACTTTGGATTTTACGTAGGCGTGGGGGCAGCCATGCTGATCCTGTTTATCTCTTTAAGCTTTTTGGGCGCGCAGGTTGTCAATAAGTCCATTCTTCCGTATATCAGCATTCTTGGTTGCTGTTATATGGTCAATATCGCCTGGAAAGTATTCAGGGCTAAGGTTGATATCGGTGAATCAAAACAGAAAAAAAACGGCCTTAAATTCCGTGATGGTCTGTTTATGCACCTGCTTAACCCAAAAGCTCTGATTGCAACGCTGCCAATCTCTACCATTCAGTTTCCGGCCGTTGGAATTGCCGGAACACAAATTATTTTCTGGTCTCTGATCTTATCCATATTCGCGTTTGGTGCACCTGCCGGCTACGCGGTTGCAGGCTCTGTCCTTGGGAAGAAAATCGAAAACCCACTTTACTTCAGAAGCTTTAATATTCTGATGTCTGTTTTGCTGGTTTATGTCGCAGCAAGTATCAGCTACGAGCATGTTTATCTCGCCTGGAGCGGTAGTTAA
- a CDS encoding XRE family transcriptional regulator, translated as MSDEIMDEYPSLTLAKEKKEENIEPLKLGQKIKDIRLKLGITLEEASQRTGLARSTLSKIENEQISPTFQAMQKLACGLQIDMPQLFEPPKSQVATGRRDITPKGQGKPHPTATYEHELLATQLSKKKMMPFKTRVHARKFEDYSDWVKHDGEEFLLVLEGEVTLFTEFYEPINLSEGDSVYYDASMGHMLASVSEEDALILWVTAQ; from the coding sequence ATGTCTGATGAAATTATGGATGAATACCCGTCCCTGACTCTTGCCAAAGAGAAGAAAGAGGAAAATATTGAGCCTCTTAAGCTTGGACAAAAAATCAAAGATATCCGCCTGAAACTTGGGATTACCCTTGAAGAGGCCAGTCAGAGAACAGGCCTTGCCCGCTCTACACTTTCTAAGATTGAAAACGAGCAGATTTCGCCGACCTTTCAGGCGATGCAGAAACTGGCTTGTGGGCTTCAGATTGATATGCCTCAGCTTTTTGAACCGCCTAAATCCCAGGTGGCGACTGGCAGAAGAGATATCACGCCCAAGGGACAGGGCAAGCCTCACCCAACGGCAACTTATGAGCATGAACTGTTAGCAACTCAGCTTTCTAAAAAGAAAATGATGCCCTTTAAAACCCGTGTTCATGCAAGAAAGTTTGAGGACTACAGCGACTGGGTAAAACATGATGGTGAAGAGTTTCTTTTAGTGCTGGAAGGCGAAGTTACCTTATTCACTGAATTCTATGAGCCAATTAACCTCTCAGAAGGGGACAGTGTGTACTACGATGCCAGTATGGGGCATATGCTGGCTTCGGTCAGTGAAGAGGATGCATTGATTCTTTGGGTTACCGCTCAATAA
- a CDS encoding HAD family hydrolase — protein sequence MSKKIIASDYDKTFFYKTDPSKLPRNLEAVKNWRNQGNLFAISTGRDAASIRFERKARDVDYDYLIALNGSLVVDSEDNILFKAALENGLARDVAEMLKQRVGDELIVSNGFDGCNFTNRAASLNDAVAREVFERNSQIYTKSVEQALDGEVLLLGCLCSDLEEAQSIRSEILGKYASEVEVFINLNYINVVPKGISKASGLELIVEQAAIREELVSVIGDDYNDIPMLERFTGYAVENAKDEVKQASEKVYPAVADLISDKL from the coding sequence ATGTCAAAAAAAATTATTGCTTCCGACTACGATAAAACCTTTTTTTACAAAACTGACCCGTCTAAACTGCCGAGAAACCTCGAAGCGGTTAAAAACTGGCGTAATCAGGGAAACCTGTTTGCTATAAGTACCGGGCGTGATGCGGCTAGTATCCGCTTTGAAAGAAAGGCTCGTGATGTAGATTACGATTACCTGATTGCGCTGAATGGTTCACTGGTTGTCGATAGTGAAGACAATATTCTGTTTAAAGCAGCCCTGGAAAATGGCCTCGCCCGCGATGTCGCAGAAATGCTGAAGCAGAGAGTGGGTGATGAGCTGATCGTTTCCAATGGCTTTGACGGCTGTAACTTTACTAACCGCGCCGCTAGCTTAAATGACGCTGTTGCGCGGGAAGTCTTTGAACGTAACTCGCAAATCTATACTAAGTCTGTAGAGCAGGCGCTTGATGGTGAAGTGCTTCTGCTTGGTTGTCTGTGCAGCGATCTGGAAGAAGCTCAGTCGATTCGCAGTGAGATTCTGGGGAAATACGCTTCTGAGGTAGAAGTTTTTATCAACCTTAACTATATCAACGTGGTTCCAAAGGGGATCAGTAAAGCAAGCGGACTGGAATTGATTGTGGAACAAGCTGCGATCAGAGAAGAACTGGTTTCAGTGATCGGGGATGATTACAACGATATTCCTATGCTGGAGCGCTTTACCGGTTATGCAGTTGAGAACGCAAAAGATGAAGTAAAGCAGGCGAGTGAAAAGGTGTATCCGGCCGTAGCAGACTTAATCTCAGATAAGCTGTAA
- a CDS encoding pyrimidine/purine nucleoside phosphorylase, translating to MIKENSYFDGGVKSLAFTQDGESSSVGVMAPGEYTFGTEAPERMTVVKGSLTIKRVGDEDWSTFNAGEYFEVVGNSSFDLKVAVSTAYLCEYL from the coding sequence ATGATTAAAGAAAACAGTTATTTTGATGGTGGAGTGAAGTCACTGGCGTTTACTCAGGACGGAGAAAGCAGCAGTGTTGGTGTGATGGCTCCGGGTGAGTACACTTTCGGCACGGAAGCGCCTGAGCGTATGACCGTTGTTAAGGGCTCACTGACTATCAAGCGCGTGGGTGATGAGGATTGGTCAACTTTTAATGCAGGTGAGTATTTTGAAGTTGTAGGTAACTCATCGTTTGACCTGAAAGTTGCAGTATCCACCGCGTACTTGTGTGAATATCTGTAA